The proteins below come from a single Candidatus Omnitrophota bacterium genomic window:
- a CDS encoding FAD:protein FMN transferase, which translates to MKKSYQRKTILLVIGYWLLVIGLCGCQNKQLHKDSRVMMGTYVEVISPDKEAADIVFNEIKRVEGLLSKYKEDSEISRLNRLGELRVSQETFYILEKAKEFWQVSDGAFDVTIGPLVDLWGFTDKKFSFPEKEKIEDALAKVGFEKIILHPDDNVVKFKLYGMRLDLGAVAKGYAVDCAVRKLRACGIKSCLINAGGQIYCLGDNSGRPWKVAIQDPRSPGFKEYLELHDQAVATSGDYEQYFMHQGERYAHILNPKTGYPADSGVVCVTVIAPDGLTADALATSIFVLGKDKGLKLAQRFNQVIVEVTEEKDVPHN; encoded by the coding sequence ATGAAGAAAAGCTATCAGAGAAAAACTATTTTATTGGTTATTGGTTATTGGTTATTGGTTATTGGATTATGTGGTTGTCAGAATAAGCAACTACATAAAGACAGCCGCGTAATGATGGGGACGTATGTGGAAGTAATCTCCCCGGATAAAGAGGCAGCCGATATTGTTTTTAATGAAATCAAAAGAGTCGAAGGCCTTTTAAGCAAATATAAAGAAGACAGCGAAATCTCACGGCTCAATAGGTTAGGCGAACTAAGGGTTAGCCAGGAGACTTTTTATATTTTAGAGAAGGCGAAAGAATTCTGGCAGGTTAGTGACGGCGCCTTTGATGTTACAATAGGGCCGTTGGTAGACCTCTGGGGTTTTACGGATAAGAAATTTTCCTTTCCGGAAAAAGAAAAAATCGAAGATGCGCTCGCTAAAGTAGGCTTTGAGAAAATTATTTTGCATCCTGATGATAATGTGGTAAAATTTAAACTTTATGGTATGAGATTAGACTTAGGCGCCGTTGCCAAAGGTTATGCCGTGGATTGCGCAGTAAGAAAGTTAAGGGCGTGCGGGATTAAAAGTTGTTTGATAAATGCCGGAGGCCAAATCTATTGCTTAGGGGATAACTCCGGCCGGCCCTGGAAGGTGGCAATACAGGATCCGCGCTCGCCGGGATTCAAGGAATACCTAGAATTACACGATCAGGCAGTAGCCACTTCCGGTGATTATGAACAGTATTTTATGCATCAAGGGGAGCGTTACGCGCATATCCTCAATCCTAAAACAGGATACCCGGCAGATTCCGGAGTGGTCTGTGTAACCGTGATTGCGCCGGATGGTTTGACTGCTGATGCCTTAGCGACTTCAATATTTGTTTTGGGTAAAGATAAAGGTTTAAAATTAGCGCAAAGGTTTAATCAGGTAATAGTTGAGGTAACCGAAGAAAAAGATGTACCGCATAATTAA
- the mgtE gene encoding magnesium transporter, translated as MRNLLHKNMDIFALILPEIREFIQNKDFNGLKASLRSIHSIDLAEGWRHLEPGEKIIVFKLLGTKKAVEVFENLRLSEQAYILNNLDNAEATQIIHDMAPDERADLFKELPGKILRKLFAMINKEEARDVRNLMEYKEGTAGSLMTTEFVELKKDMTARQAILTIQENLHAEHRENIYSVFVTDENHKLIGSISLQDLLKAPPDILVKDIMGSVELIKIYVGRDTKEVANWFKKYDLLDAPVVDKENALLGIITVDDIVESIERQSTKDIYEIGKMDAKGGEIISYARATTVDLVKRRAGWLILLLIFDFLTGTVLKTFEHSLSSVVALAFFIPMLLDTGGNAGAQTSITIIRGLATGDVNLRNITKIIKLEFLAALLMGIIVGGVAFGRAFLLQRDFSIAITVGITMLFIAILAIATGIFLPLASKKVGLDPAVLAGPITTSIVDVVGLIIYFKVAQMFIPALRF; from the coding sequence ATGAGAAATCTATTACATAAAAATATGGATATTTTTGCTTTAATTTTACCTGAAATAAGGGAGTTTATCCAGAATAAGGATTTTAACGGCCTGAAGGCCTCGCTAAGAAGCATACATTCCATAGACCTTGCCGAAGGTTGGAGGCACTTAGAGCCGGGTGAAAAGATAATCGTATTTAAATTACTCGGTACCAAGAAGGCAGTAGAGGTTTTTGAAAATTTAAGGCTATCCGAACAGGCATATATCTTGAATAACCTGGACAATGCGGAAGCCACCCAGATTATCCATGATATGGCCCCTGATGAAAGAGCCGACCTTTTTAAGGAATTGCCGGGCAAGATCCTGAGGAAACTCTTTGCCATGATCAACAAAGAAGAGGCAAGGGACGTAAGAAACCTTATGGAGTATAAAGAAGGGACGGCAGGAAGTTTAATGACCACGGAATTCGTGGAGTTAAAGAAGGATATGACGGCCAGGCAGGCGATACTTACCATTCAGGAAAATCTGCACGCCGAGCATCGGGAGAATATATATTCGGTTTTTGTCACCGATGAAAATCATAAATTAATAGGAAGCATATCGTTACAGGATTTATTAAAGGCACCGCCGGATATACTGGTTAAGGATATTATGGGCAGCGTAGAATTAATCAAAATTTATGTGGGTAGGGACACAAAAGAAGTCGCGAACTGGTTTAAAAAATACGACCTGCTGGATGCGCCGGTGGTTGATAAGGAGAATGCGCTTTTAGGCATAATTACGGTAGACGACATTGTCGAGTCAATTGAAAGGCAGAGCACAAAGGATATCTATGAAATCGGCAAGATGGATGCCAAGGGCGGCGAAATAATCAGCTATGCCCGGGCAACTACCGTAGACTTAGTCAAGAGGCGCGCGGGATGGCTGATACTGTTGTTAATATTTGATTTTTTAACCGGGACGGTCCTGAAAACTTTTGAGCATAGTTTGAGTTCGGTAGTGGCCTTGGCTTTTTTCATACCTATGCTATTGGATACAGGAGGCAATGCCGGGGCGCAAACTTCAATTACAATTATCAGGGGCCTGGCTACAGGAGATGTTAACCTGAGGAACATTACCAAAATTATAAAATTAGAGTTTTTAGCCGCGTTATTAATGGGCATTATTGTAGGCGGCGTAGCTTTTGGCAGGGCCTTTCTCCTGCAGAGGGACTTCTCTATTGCCATTACGGTAGGGATAACTATGCTGTTTATTGCTATCCTCGCGATTGCTACGGGAATATTCCTGCCGTTAGCTTCTAAAAAAGTCGGCCTTGACCCTGCTGTATTAGCCGGCCCGATAACCACCAGTATTGTTGACGTGGTCGGATTGATTATTTACTTTAAGGTAGCGCAGATGTTTATCCCGGCATTAAGGTTTTAG
- the gltA gene encoding NADPH-dependent glutamate synthase, producing MRKKVPQQPAKERIKNFFEVSLGFSQEEAEKEAIRCLQCKNPPCRKGCPVEIDIPAFIKLIKEGKRKEALAKIKEKNNLPAICGRVCPQEDQCEAVCILNKKKIPINIGALERYAADYELVASRLSLVVSKDKPTTKIAVVGSGPAGLTCAADLAKMGYQVTLFESLHLAGGVLIYGIPEFRLPKKIVRSEVEYIGSLGVEIKTDTLVGNTFSIEDLFKEEFKAIFIATGAGLPQFLGIPGENLGRVYSANEFLTRVNLMKACQFPEYATPINIGRKAAVIGGGNVAFDCARVALRLGREVTLVYRRTENEMPARREEIENAKDEGIPFKVLTQPVKIIGDGKGFVGGLECIKMELGEPDSSGRRRPIPLKNSNFVLDVDTVVVAIGQNPNPLLPRVTKGLKTTEEGAIQVDENFMTSIPGVFAGGDIISGAATVISAMGAGKKAAVAMDKYIKNQ from the coding sequence ATGCGTAAAAAAGTGCCTCAACAACCAGCCAAAGAACGTATTAAGAATTTTTTTGAAGTCTCTTTGGGTTTTTCTCAGGAAGAAGCCGAGAAAGAAGCCATCCGCTGCCTCCAGTGCAAGAATCCACCCTGTAGAAAAGGCTGCCCCGTAGAAATCGATATCCCGGCATTTATTAAGTTGATAAAAGAAGGTAAACGCAAAGAGGCATTGGCCAAAATAAAAGAGAAGAATAATTTACCGGCTATATGCGGCCGGGTCTGTCCCCAGGAAGACCAGTGCGAGGCAGTTTGTATTTTGAATAAGAAGAAGATCCCTATAAATATCGGGGCATTGGAAAGGTATGCTGCGGATTATGAACTAGTCGCTAGTCGTTTGTCGCTAGTCGTTAGTAAAGATAAACCAACGACCAAAATTGCGGTAGTGGGTTCTGGTCCGGCGGGCCTGACCTGTGCGGCAGATTTAGCCAAAATGGGTTATCAAGTTACGCTTTTTGAGTCTTTGCATTTAGCCGGAGGCGTGCTGATATATGGCATACCGGAGTTTCGGCTGCCCAAAAAAATAGTCCGCAGTGAAGTGGAGTATATCGGGAGTTTAGGCGTAGAGATAAAGACAGATACATTAGTCGGGAATACCTTTAGTATCGAGGATTTATTCAAAGAGGAATTTAAGGCCATATTTATTGCCACAGGTGCAGGCCTGCCGCAATTCTTAGGGATACCGGGTGAGAATTTAGGCCGGGTTTATTCGGCGAATGAATTTTTAACACGGGTTAATTTGATGAAGGCCTGCCAATTCCCTGAGTACGCTACGCCCATTAATATAGGTAGGAAGGCGGCAGTTATCGGCGGAGGGAATGTGGCTTTTGATTGCGCCAGGGTTGCCTTAAGGTTGGGTAGGGAAGTTACCTTAGTTTACCGCCGCACGGAAAACGAGATGCCTGCCCGTCGGGAAGAGATTGAGAACGCCAAAGACGAGGGTATACCTTTTAAGGTATTGACTCAGCCGGTGAAGATAATAGGCGATGGTAAGGGGTTTGTAGGCGGGTTAGAATGTATTAAAATGGAATTAGGCGAGCCTGACTCTTCAGGTAGAAGAAGGCCAATACCGCTTAAAAATTCCAATTTCGTTTTGGACGTGGATACGGTAGTTGTGGCTATCGGACAGAATCCCAATCCGCTATTACCCCGGGTTACCAAGGGCTTAAAGACGACCGAAGAAGGGGCAATTCAGGTAGATGAAAATTTTATGACGTCTATCCCGGGAGTATTTGCCGGAGGAGATATTATTAGCGGCGCAGCTACGGTTATTTCGGCAATGGGCGCCGGTAAAAAAGCCGCCGTGGCCATGGATAAATATATTAAAAATCAGTAA
- a CDS encoding sulfide/dihydroorotate dehydrogenase-like FAD/NAD-binding protein gives MYRIINKQELAQDVTQITLTAAQIAKKAQAGQFVVVVIDEKGERVPLTLADWDKDKGQITLIFQKVGFTTKKLGALNPGDSVQHILGPLGHPTQAKNLGTVICIGGGVGIAEVYPVSRAFKETGNRIIGIIGSRSKELLILEDKMRKVCDELFITTDDGSYQRKGLVTDVLKGLFEVVEKSTHTKYPDLVYCIGPVPMMQAVSEFTRPYRVKTIVSLNPVMVDATGMCGSCRCTVAGKTVFGCVDGPDFDGHEVDFEELGKRLKLFWEQERKLS, from the coding sequence ATGTACCGCATAATTAATAAGCAGGAATTAGCTCAGGATGTCACCCAGATTACGCTTACGGCCGCTCAGATAGCCAAAAAAGCCCAGGCCGGACAATTTGTGGTTGTAGTCATCGATGAGAAGGGCGAGCGCGTACCTTTAACTTTAGCAGACTGGGATAAAGATAAGGGGCAGATTACCCTGATTTTCCAGAAAGTCGGTTTTACTACGAAAAAATTAGGCGCGCTTAATCCGGGAGATTCAGTGCAGCATATCTTAGGGCCGCTTGGGCATCCGACGCAGGCTAAAAATTTAGGGACGGTTATTTGTATAGGCGGAGGCGTGGGTATCGCCGAAGTCTATCCGGTCTCGCGCGCATTTAAGGAAACGGGTAACCGTATCATCGGTATAATCGGCAGCCGCAGCAAGGAATTATTGATCCTGGAAGATAAGATGCGTAAGGTATGCGATGAGCTGTTTATTACTACTGACGACGGCTCTTATCAGCGTAAGGGATTAGTTACTGATGTCTTAAAAGGATTATTTGAGGTAGTAGAAAAATCCACGCATACTAAATATCCGGATTTAGTTTATTGTATCGGCCCCGTCCCGATGATGCAGGCGGTTTCAGAATTTACCCGGCCTTATAGGGTTAAAACCATCGTCAGCCTTAATCCGGTAATGGTGGATGCCACGGGCATGTGCGGCTCCTGCCGTTGCACCGTGGCGGGGAAAACCGTATTCGGCTGCGTGGACGGCCCGGACTTTGACGGCCATGAAGTGGATTTTGAGGAATTAGGAAAAAGGCTGAAGCTGTTTTGGGAGCAAGAAAGAAAGCTATCATGA